In one Desulfoferula mesophila genomic region, the following are encoded:
- a CDS encoding multiheme c-type cytochrome — MLVVLAYVVLGLMLGVLLCLAWWNWGPPLANAAQPFRPEIARACVECHKKATPGIYADWMRSRHAAAKVSCLHCHQAGSDDPDLDRSHAKVFQKGDNPWSKSEYMTPISGVVSPKDCSRCHPDEAKQYSVSKHANTLQIIWTIDPWLNFGLNSGLERVNGCFHCHGTVLKQDKNGRLDPMTWPNVGVGRLNLDGSKGSCAACHTRHRFSVAEARKPDTCGQCHLGPDHPQIEIWNESKHGAIYHSEGAKWNFAAAPGTWTPGVDYRTPTCAACHMSGSGKVLTTHDVTERLSWELQAPLTIRPQDFKPWPAKSSWQEERAKMQAVCQQCHSEEWVKSHYAQMDGVIQDYNEVYLKPTKAKLDELYAKGLMPKDAFFKSPLWNEFYELWHHEGRRARMGAAMMAPDYSWWHGFYECKKRFVKFHEEADRLIKDNKKAYVAPNFPGATGNTTKPPQIFIPKK, encoded by the coding sequence ATGCTGGTGGTGCTGGCCTACGTGGTTCTGGGGCTAATGCTGGGAGTGCTCCTCTGCCTAGCTTGGTGGAACTGGGGGCCGCCTCTGGCCAACGCAGCCCAGCCCTTTCGTCCTGAAATAGCTCGGGCCTGCGTCGAGTGCCATAAAAAGGCGACACCTGGAATCTATGCCGACTGGATGCGTAGTCGCCACGCTGCAGCCAAGGTGAGTTGCCTGCATTGCCACCAAGCCGGGAGCGATGACCCGGACTTAGATCGCAGCCACGCCAAGGTGTTCCAAAAAGGCGACAACCCCTGGTCCAAAAGCGAGTACATGACCCCCATCTCGGGCGTGGTCAGCCCCAAGGATTGCTCCCGCTGCCACCCCGATGAGGCCAAGCAGTATTCGGTGAGCAAGCACGCCAACACCTTGCAGATAATCTGGACCATCGACCCCTGGCTCAACTTCGGCCTCAACAGCGGCCTGGAGCGGGTCAACGGCTGTTTCCACTGCCACGGCACGGTGCTCAAGCAGGACAAGAACGGCAGGCTCGATCCCATGACCTGGCCCAACGTGGGCGTGGGGCGGCTCAACCTGGACGGCTCCAAGGGCTCCTGCGCCGCCTGCCACACCCGGCACCGCTTCTCGGTGGCCGAAGCCCGCAAGCCCGACACCTGCGGCCAGTGCCACCTGGGCCCGGACCATCCCCAGATCGAGATATGGAACGAGTCCAAGCACGGGGCCATCTATCACTCCGAAGGGGCCAAGTGGAACTTCGCCGCCGCGCCGGGCACCTGGACGCCGGGCGTGGACTACCGCACCCCCACCTGCGCCGCCTGCCACATGAGCGGCTCGGGCAAGGTGCTCACCACCCACGACGTGACCGAGCGCCTATCCTGGGAGCTGCAAGCCCCCCTGACCATCCGGCCCCAGGACTTCAAGCCTTGGCCCGCCAAAAGCTCCTGGCAAGAGGAACGGGCCAAGATGCAAGCGGTTTGCCAGCAGTGCCACAGCGAGGAGTGGGTCAAGAGCCACTACGCCCAGATGGACGGGGTGATCCAGGACTACAACGAGGTCTATTTAAAGCCCACCAAGGCCAAGCTGGACGAGCTGTATGCCAAGGGCCTGATGCCCAAGGACGCCTTCTTCAAGTCTCCCCTGTGGAACGAGTTCTATGAGCTGTGGCACCACGAGGGCCGCCGGGCCCGCATGGGCGCGGCCATGATGGCCCCGGACTATTCCTGGTGGCACGGCTTCTACGAGTGCAAGAAGCGCTTCGTCAAGTTCCACGAGGAGGCCGACCGCCTCATCAAGGATAACAAGAAGGCCTACGTGGCGCCCAACTTCCCCGGGGCCACGGGCAACACCACCAAGCCGCCCCAGATATTCATACCCAAAAAATAG